One Ooceraea biroi isolate clonal line C1 chromosome 6, Obir_v5.4, whole genome shotgun sequence genomic window carries:
- the LOC105284529 gene encoding vacuolar protein sorting-associated protein 13A yields MFEGAIAAFLNRLLGRYVEDLDTEQFNVGIFSGDTCLTDLKLKPEALYQLGLPIRVEIGLIGKIILKIPWSGLFSQPIVICIEDIYAVAVPALSGPYDPEIQKRLIRAEKKKILEDLKEDEIFRAGLPPQLFDGLLASVTKNFQITINNVHIRYEEKILRNFLCACGICIQSISITTTNNKWKPGVCATNSQTVYQLIRAESLSVYMDHDTESCINIQGNWDMPNLLAWKNTMHRALQTFGMKNREFQFLLKPFTAKTKIIIHKGTETQASRMLVDIVLQDVAMQLSETQYATFCHIHDSLIRATVNRPHAKYRPRKSVYEEPSSWWRYAYNSILDHYIRPYTWSHIVEHRRNYRKYKEACIQSLQRPNDTELKLDLQKYEDSLNILNIVIAREHARQELRNKDMERKCQVVTSPSKVVSAQTMLASNDQAQSMADQCEGKEGKEKSLIDATDNLSDSKIKLEALKQINYKLNFTLANCCLSLLSKGKEMLIITVAQFLTSIEARPTLSAFKISARAESFVIEAISTDGDLIPLVTVDNVLTGNVSTYFLAIDFEKNGLNVDPIFEVSVKLEAIEVTYHHFAMVEIINFFKFNTNYIHDTILGAYKLWDCTKRKYLSFVDDIVSQTLRISFKIDIRNPYVIFPEHGSIQKGGNILVLDFGNVTLTNELQSTNLQLEDATLMELEELLYDRLNIVFTGAQILFCHSGDDWRSARKRSDSEFHVLPKVQANATLSYSIRPEYRQLPRTKLNVHISNVKLNLSENKLRLTAYFLNKFLVLYQENIEKYKAALRGSTSVRKSSIILTSVKELMRVQSSVCLPSVTIMHSDFKPVIKEVVTNNVPKLDRSVVSSEVSEEDLELLSKTINLSGFDDNISPCNHINLLLRFAIGEFSINLEHTVDNREQPYLNLRLHTLYYETAMMEYGVAVQFGIGSILLVDKTNAGVTGSYLELISTDESYEVLVVSYRKVKSNCPDFKSHFKNIERSLVVNLLNININFHRSALLKMRDYWRKFQAICHGTLLFQFAKKICSNIMKREQRDLDPPIPPGAIKLNYSTRLSSLALRFCDKDIDLMEIKILGLENDCIYNANERMVLRVHLRNILAEDLIDDTLYSKILTTDEDKVLDLKYVRHTPRLYKCSDIDTSQDDVMSDGTFKLSVGRINCVIISKILYDLRNFIRPFTSVYYARFLNYTRNMFVGGIEVFKRSATKLHIFIDIQGPTFLLPQKKDAPSLLVFDTGVLSVENFFKKSEQSVANDSNHLIIDNILIKLKSMTVSRAIMTLTRDLEVQEPIIEPIQIQFDIKRKTEYRSIIEFHTYGLFNVQGVIDIVNINLSQKDLKSLILVWQDNISKILLLKKVGEHEDRVPMQESEKNSRHDDVMVRKLEDFLTHNETTLCEVNVKLTLEGVQLNLFMDTEEVLSSPVRDLNHGLCKLSFGETVNTWDFYSDKSLKIKLSLQNCLLHDTRKDSVVKKRIIQSPAISLEKNLESCVSVSMSPIVDITYSSTQAEERCLDILIQDVRINLSVPFLMHLGRYFLDSLPSEQVEKGIVNHGYDNNNQMNRNALSAETDKLNRSQYFKEQPGTSVSIRIQKPDIFLFGDLEKSNTHMIRLQAEVFIESSRHGCSSSIVCTLTNVNAKTKGQGNYESPCWLLRPCDIEICKKKELCSGKGDITVTINSVNIHLSAEVIHTFVDILNEASTFLNSISLKVDDSSNNQNVNMHNNLWTPRKVSSIPYKKTDESSQLYLRRKNRVVLNLRPVPVCILLEMEYSVGRFPVMRMETVVTTTINDWHNNFRLESNVKLHAFCYDRTHQNWEPFVEFCTKDDVNYKPWEFTIKTYHDEANMISSNWTDPCYIIKQDAIKVKKKDKRHEQDVMDMVFIGPDTDTISSKNESETYITYENESDTDDDENDTKLTKISNYLFNNSSEDDESDSDDSSANEDEEVELVLESNTESYNPAIRAPTKANLSIPHIILYSENKLNITITQNMLATWDALSSAFAQAKGGIPFVPANTRELTILNAIGHASRVELLAQEQIDGSNITRVIAAHNFRDGNSPTSVPSSPENEIQTDLTSPQWIGEQTAAAIPKCEFFPTDSPVQIYKSITGELLRIIFEGFEDVLVYCPKKETRNLISLRPVKHEVRYYLMIETSINNHFHRTICVRSPLQFRNETSYALGLYYKKAVVDKLGETPTGETTNPFDHNVRMAIIEPDATYNIPMYVAYHCPIHVLPAYLEQYQVSDEGIYWKDLRGTANTFKDVCCETKGDSNRNVFCARAICTEIPLATRLSGCQVPNYLITIIPPVIFNNQLPFVIDVSIPDINYEVKIEPGEKINMHSLNRDSNVQFIFKIHNYLGTSWMGVSKLNMNIERKFVLMSTDNESDLTKPFLLCIELCKLLSWNIVIQSQYWMINKSGLPLFIQDCHSHITYEMPEEEMMVFSQKNSKKTMVQLRAHQSEWSVPFGLDGITSMSLIVCRDIERGRKYQILTEIESSRLSPIFTKIITFLPYFLICNKTKRALRFMEENEEADLWNDLLPGQEMSFWPATDSMKMRIKWRNSQLVSQHFDITHLGKTVLRMDNGSALCVEIESGANSPYRITFRRYVAGDIPVRVDNLCDRLFLKLNQVDLGQVALLKPFQSLLYTWDDPTQRRELIWNVYNNNAIGYSAQFETDGCGHERVSFITVDRCDSASHSSVSPKSLANAKPSWSEGTSGNVTQLPNAESEIKPQVLEHVRQDEAQVYWVSYMEGEQRVLLFTQHESLYLKAKSVIDPETSKREMFLSIAAIGISIIVQETNLHSVRRELLYASVIDSAAHWELYFSKRWRSLSLELSAWLENKYMNSVKGAQLENFIDVDFTKMQMTKPFFGKLRRTYSPGIWLHFRESTTLSYLQGYVHKIQVDNQLNEAIFPVVLYPSLQKIFVNYAGNRRLKHCLEFSYLKQRKLKNTIYKGICVIVREFNLNLEEAFLCALINLIPKAPETKHSIAAKLRRDVSNVRVPSVHKIDNNANSKRKNLIEQIYISPMALRMKLLANTDGSSVRNFSNSLDYHNVLRFIFEYAEKGGFERNAEFRLPAYRRSFITIDNEQFFSHLSRTYVAQIMEQFHVLVRLTTILGNQYGYNFKSPGSSFHEPDLLLLCGDEIAERLTHEVACELGYATPDGTPQTSILNSHDHAHAFHSKMKDTNYQNPDVPPFVSSVDHSFATEIDLETAGLVTASTNSTHREELRYFFKTLGKKTSVLFKAESSYLKTHSKVITDIIKRAQEVGHGFLSRVRLPRYINPHFGVELFSAHKAKGAYLLNAISKGHCIPNDSYWGHAALHNDGKYITLVSLQRIHYIEKGSAWGSWNMKWTLETNQLLSPPTVAKNKLILHVTENEKETSSSMVDWYVESETTDILEWLCRKVNSAMILNMESSSICSK; encoded by the exons CCACAAATTCGCAAACGGTGTACCAACTCATACGTGCGGAGTCTCTCAGTGTGTACATGGACCATGATACCGaatcctgtataaatattcaGGGTAACTGGGATATGCCCAATCTTCTCGCATGGAAGAACACAATGCACAGAGCCCTGCAGACGTTCGGAATGAAAAACAGAGAATTCCAATTTT TGCTGAAGCCTTTTACAGCCAagactaaaattattatacataaaggTACTGAGACGCAAGCTTCCCGAATGTTGGTTGATATTGTGCTCCAGGATGTAGCGATGCAACTGTCGGAAACGCAATACGCTACTTTCTGTCACATCCACGATTCCCTGATACGAGCGACTGTTAACAg ACCACATGCTAAATATCGTCCTAGAAAGAGTGTGTACGAGGAACCGTCGTCTTGGTGGAGATACGCATATAACTCTATTTTGGATCACTATATTAGACCATATACCTGGTCACATATAGTCGAGCATAGAAGAAATTACAGGAAGTATAAAGAAGCGTGTATCCAAAGTTTACAACGACCGAATGACACGGAGTTAAAGCTGGATCTGCAAAAATATGAAGATAGcctgaatatattaaatatagtaaTTGCGAGGGAGCACGCTAGGCAAGaattgagaaataaagatatgGAGCGCAAATGCCAAGTCGTGACGAGTCCGTCAAAAGTTGTCAGTGCACAAACCATGTTAGCGAGCAATGATCAAGCACAGAGCATGGCAGATCAGTGTGAAGGCAAAGAAGGCAAGGAGAAGTCGTTAATAGATGCAACAGACAATTTATCtgattcgaaaataaaattagaagcACTAAAACAAATCA attataaattaaattttacctTGGCAAATTGTTGTTTGAGCCTGCTAAGCAAAGGCAAGGAAATGCTGATTATAACTGTCGCGCAGTTTTTGACAAGTATCGAGGCACGGCCTACATTGTCAGCTTTCAAGATATCTGCTCGCGCTGAAAGCTTCGTGATCGAAGCTATATCAACGGATGGTGATTTGATTCCTCTGGTCACAGTAGATAATGTGCTAACAG GAAATGTATCTACGTATTTCCTGGCCATCGATTTTGAGAAGAACGGGCTAAATGTGGATCCTATTTTTGAAGTATCTGTAAAGCTGGAAGCTATCGAAGTGACCTATCATCAC TTCGCCATGGTGGAAATTATAAACTTCTTCAaatttaatactaattatattcATGATACGATTCTCGGAGCATACAAATTGTGGGACTGCACCAAGAGAAAGTACTTGAGCTTCGTGGACGACATTGTCTCGCAGACGTTAAGAATTAGTTTCAAAATAGATATCAGAAATCCATACGTTATATTTCCTGAACACGGATCTATTCAGAA AGGAGGAAATATACTTGTCTTGGATTTCGGTAACGTAACGCTGACCAATGAGCTTCAATCGACGAATTTGCAGCTGGAAGATGCTACTCTTATGGAACTTGAGGAGTTACTCTACGACAGGCTTAACATAGTATTCACCGGcgcacaaattttattttgtcactCGGGCGACGACTGGCGCTCGGCGAGAAAACGAAGCGATTCAGAGTTTCATGTGTTACCCAAGGTGCAAGCGAACGCCACGCTCTCGTACAGTATTAGACCCGAGTATCGCCAGTTGCCACG GACGAAACTCAATGTACACATCTCAAATGTCAAGTTAAATCTGTCGGAAAataaactgcggctgacggcatattttttgaataaatttctagTGTTGTACCAAGAAAACATTGAGAAATATAAAGCTGCTTTAAGAGGCTCTACCTCCGTGCGAAAATCGAGTATCATTCTCACTTCGGTGAAGGAATTGATGAGAGTGCAATCCAGCGTGTGCTTGCCATCCGTTACGATAATGCACAGTGACTTTAAACCTGTCATCAAGGAAGTTGTGACTAATAATGTGCCGAAGCTTGAcag AAGCGTCGTTTCTTCGGAAGTCAGCGAGGAGGACTTGGAATTATTATCAAAGACGATTAACTTGTCCGGATTTGACGACAACATATCTCCATGTAATCACATTAATTTGTTACTTCGCTTCGCTATAGGAGAG tTCTCTATAAATCTGGAGCATACGGTGGACAACCGAGAGCAGCCTTACTTGAATTTGAGATTGCACACACTGTACTACGAAACGGCTATGATGGAATACGGAGTTGCAGTTCAATTCGGCATCGGATCCATCCTTCTGGTCGACAAGACAAACGCTGGCGTTACTGGATCGTACCTAGAGTTGATATCCACCGATGAGTCTTACGAAGTTCTCGTTGTGTCGTATCGCAAG GTTAAATCAAATTGCCCCGATTTCAAGTcgcattttaaaaatatcgaacGTTCCTTGGTCGTGAACCTGCtgaatatcaatataaattttcatagaTCTGCGTTACTGAAAATGCGGGATTACTGGCGCAAGTTTCAAGC TATTTGTCACGGGacacttttatttcaattcGCCAAGAAGATATGCAGCAATATCATGAAACGGGAACAGAGAGACCTTGATCCACCCATCCCACCAG GTGCAATCAAGTTGAATTATTCAACTAGACTCAGCTCGTTGGCGTTACGATTCTGCGATAAGGACATAGATTTAATGGAAATTAAGATTTTGGGTTTAGAGAATGACTGCATCTACAATGCAAACGAGAGAATGGTGTTGCGCGTACATCTTAGGAATATACTCGCGGAAGATCTAATTGACGACACGCTTTATTCAAAA attttGACGACTGACGAGGATAAAGTTCTCGATCTGAAGTATGTAAGGCACACGCCAAGATTGTACAAATGCTCGGACATCGATACTAGTCAGGATGATGTAATGTCGGATGGCACGTTCAAGCTTTCTGTTGGACGAATAAATTGTGTGATTATATCTAAAATCCTGTATGATTTACGG AATTTCATAAGACCATTCACTTCCGTATATTACGCCCGTTTCTTAAATTACACGAGAAACATGTTCGTCGGCGGGATTGAAGTGTTTAAGAGAAGCGCGACGAAACTGCACATTTTCATCGATATACAGGGGCCTACTTTCCTGCTACCTCAGAAAAAGGATGCACCGAGTCTCTTGGTGTTCGATACAG GCGTACTATCCgttgaaaattttttcaaaaagagTGAACAGTCGGTGGCCAACGATAGCAATCACTTAATAATCGACAATATTctgataaaattgaaatctATGACAGTATCCAGAGCTATTATGACTTTGACTCGAGATTTAGAGGTCCAG GAACCCATTATCGAGCCTATACAAATTCAGTTTGACATCAAGAGGAAAACGGAATATCGCAGCATTATCGAATTTCACACATATGGTTTATTCAACGTGCAAGGGGTGATCGATATtgtaaacataaatttaagTCAGAAAGACCTTAAATCTCTCATATTGGTGTGGCAGgataatatttcgaagataCTGCTACTGAAGAAAGTTGGCGAGCACGAAGATCGTGTTCCAATGCAGGAATCTGAAAAAAACAGTAGACATGACGATGTTATGGTAAGGAAACTGGAAGACTTCTTAACTCATAATGAAACGACGTTATGTGAAGTCAATGTAAAGCTTACGTTAGAGGGAGTGCAGCTGAATTTATTTATGGATACAGAAGAa GTATTGAGTTCTCCTGTGCGCGACTTGAATCACGGGTTGTGTAAGCTGAGCTTCGGCGAAACTGTGAACACTTGGGATTTCTATAGCGACAAAAGCCTGAAGATAAAACTGTCTTTGCAGAACTGCTTGCTGCACGATACTCGCAAGGATTCTGTCGTTAAGAAAAG AATAATACAATCGCCAGCGATATCTTTAGAGAAGAATTTGGAATCCTGCGTTTCTGTGTCGATGTCGCCCATAGTCGATATTACGTACAGTAGTACTCAAGCGGAAGAGAGGTGTCTTGACATTCTCATTCAAGACGTACGAATTAATTTATCCGTTCCATTCTTGATGCACTTGGGACGATACTTTCTGGATTCCTTGCCTAGTGAACAGGTAGAAAAAGGAATCGTTAATCATggatatgataataataaccaAATG aACCGGAATGCTCTGAGCGCAGAAACTGACAAATTAAATCGCTCCCAGTATTTTAAAGAGCAGCCAG GTACTTCTGTATCCATTAGGATACAAAAGCCCGACATTTTTCTATTTGGTGACTTAGAGAAGAGTAATACGCACATGATACGACTACAAGCGGAAGTATTTATCGAAAGTAGCAGACACGGTTGTTCGTCATCGATAGTCTGCACGCTGACCAATGTTAATGCCAAGACTAAAGGACAAGGGAACTACGAGTCTCCGTGTTGGCTGTTACGTCCCTGCGATATAGAGATCTGTAAGAAGAAGGAGTTGTGCAGCGGTAAAGGAGACATCACCGTCACTATAAATAGCGTCAATATTCACTTATCGGCGGAAGTGATCCATACTTTTGTTGAT ATATTAAATGAAGCGTCAACTTTTCTAAACAGCATTAGCTTGAAAGTAGATGACAGTAGCAACAATCAAAACGTCAACATGCACAATAATCTTTGGACACCAAGAAAAGTTTCTAGCATACCGTATAAGAAAACTGATGAAA GTTCACAGTTGTATCTTCGTCGTAAGAATCGTGTGGTATTGAATTTGAGACCTGTACCAGTGTGTATATTGTTAGAAATGGAGTACTCGGTAGGAAGATTTCCGGTTATGAGAATGGAGACTGTCGTTACGACTACCATCAATGACTGGCACAACAATTTCCGTCTCGAATCCAATGTGAAGCTTCATGCATTCTGTTACGACAGGACACATCAGAATTGGGAACCGTTCGTGGAATTTTGTACGAAGGACGATGTCAACTATAAGCCATGGGAATTTACTATTAAA ACCTATCACGACGAAGCAAATATGATTAGTTCTAACTGGACAGACCCTTGCTACATCATAAAACAAGATGCaataaaagtgaaaaagaAGGATAAAAGGCACGAGCAGGATGTAATGGACATGGTATTTATTGGACCTGATACTGATACGATTTCGTCCAAAAATG AGTCTGAAACTTATATCACGTATGAGAATGAATCCGACACGGATGACGATGAGAACGATACGAAATTAACGAAAATTTCGAATTATCTATTTAACAACAGTAGCGAGGATGATGAGAGCGACTCCGATGATTCCAGTGCAAACGAGGACGAAGAGGTGGAATTGGTGCTCGAGAGTAACACGGAATCTT ATAATCCCGCTATACGCGCCCCAACGAAAGCAAATCTCTCAATACCACACATTATTTTGTATTCGGAGAACAAACTTAATATTACCATAACGCAAAACATGCTCGCAACGTGGGACGCACTTTCGAGCGCGTTTGCGCAAGCCAAAGGTGGAATCCCGTTTGTACCCGCTAATACACGGGAGTTGACCATACTGAATGCTATAGGTCACGCGAGTCGGGTAGAACTGCTCGCCCAAGAGCAA ATAGATGGGAGTAACATCACACGCGTCATCGCTGCGCATAATTTTCGCGATGGGAATTCACCTACCAGCGTACCCAGCAGTCCAGAGAATGAGATCCAGACGGATCTCACGAGTCCTCAGTGGATCGGTGAGCAAACTGCTGCAGCTATACCGAAATGCGAATTCTTTCCCACCGATTCGCCGGTTCAGATCTATAAGTCCATAACTGGCGAACTCCTGCGCATCATTTTCGAAG GTTTCGAAGATGTGCTGGTATACTGTCCGAAAAAGGAAACGCGTAATCTCATCTCGCTTCGACCCGTTAAACACGAGGTTCGCTATTATTTGATGATAGAGACTTCCATAAACAATCATTTTCACCGTACGATCTGCGTGCGGTCCCCGTTACAG TTCCGAAACGAAACCTCGTACGCCTTAGGACTTTATTATAAGAAAGCGGTGGTAGACAAGCTTGGTGAAACGCCAACCGGTGAAACTACTAATCCCTTCGATCATAACGTGAGAATGGCAATCATCGAACCCGATGCAACTTACAACATTCCCATGTATGTCGCCTATCATTGCCCGATACACGTTCTTCCTGCGTACTTGGA ACAGTATCAAGTCAGTGATGAAGGGATTTATTGGAAAGATTTGAGGGGTACAGCGAATACATTTAAAGACGTATGCTGCGAGACGAAAGGCGACAGTAATCGTAACGTATTCTGTGCCAGGGCGATATGCACGGAAATTCCGTTAGCGACTCGTCTTTCGGGCTGCCAAGTGCCGAATTACTTGATAACCATCATACCACCTGTCATTTTCAATAATCAGCTGCCTTTCGTTATCGACGTCAGTATACCTGATATCAATTACGAAGTGAAGATCGAACCCGGGGAAAAAATAAACATGCACTCGTTGAATCGGGACAGTAACGTGCAGTTTATCTTTAAG ATACACAACTATTTAGGCACGTCTTGGATGGGCGTGTCCAAGCTGAACATGAACATAGAGCGAAAGTTCGTATTGATGTCTACGGATAACGAGTCCGACTTAACGAAACCGTTTCTACTGTGCATAGAGCTGTGCAAGCTTCTCAGTTGgaatattgttatacaatCGCAGTACTGGATGATAAATAAGTCTGGTTTGCCATTGTTCATTCAG GATTGTCATTCTCATATAACTTACGAAATGCCAGAGGAAGAGATGATGGTGTTCTCTCAAAAGAACAGCAAGAAGACCATGGTACAGTTAAGGGCTCATCAGTCCGAGTGGTCAGTGCCATTCGGTTTGGACGGGATCACGTCGATGTCGTTGATCGTATGTCGAGACATCGAACGCGGGCGCAAGTATCAGATTTTAACGGAGATCGAAAGTTCCCGGTTATCGCCGATCTTCACGAAGATCATAACGTTTTTACCGTACTTTCTCATCTGCAACAAGACCAAAAGAGCTTTGAGATTCATGGAAGAGAACGAGGAGGCTGATCTCTGGAACGATCTCTTGCCTGGACAGGAGATGTCGTTCTGGCCTGCCACCGACTCCATGAAAATGAGGATTAAATGGAGAAACAGTCAACTGGTCTCGCAACATTTTGATATCACGCACTTGGGCAAGACTGTGCTGAGAATGGATAACGGG TCGGCGCTATGTGTGGAGATTGAAAGTGGTGCCAACAGCCCATATCGCATAACGTTCCGACGATACGTCGCCGGTGACATACCCGTGAGAGTGGACAATCTCTGCGACAGACTATTTCTAAAACTGAATCAAGTCGACCTAGGCCAAGTTGCTTTGCTCAAACCGTTTCAAAGTTTGCTATATACCTGGGACGATCCGACACAGAGAAGAGAATTAATTTGGAACGTTTACAATAACAACGCAATTGGCTATAGTGCACAATTCGAAACG GACGGTTGCGGTCACGAAAGAGTGTCTTTCATAACTGTCGACCGCTGTGACAGCGCATCTCACTCTTCCGTCAGTCCGAAATCGCTGGCGAACGCGAAGCCATCGTGGTCAGAGGGCACAAGTGGAAATGTCACTCAACTTCCAAATGCAGAATCCGAAATAAAACCGCAAGTGTTGGAGCACGTGCGTCAGGACGAAGCGCAGGTTTATTGGGTCAGCTACATGGAGGGCGAGCAACGTGTACTGCTGTTCACGCAGCACGAGAGCTTGTACTTGAAAGCGAAAAGCGTCATTGATCCCGAGACgagtaagagagagatgtTCCTGTCAATCGCGGCTATCGGAATCAGCATT ATCGTACAGGAAACCAATCTTCACAGCGTCAGACGGGAGTTGCTTTACGCCAGTGTGATAGATTCCGCGGCGCATTGGGAGCTCTACTTCAGCAAACGATGGAGAAGCTTGTCGTTGGAGCTAAGCGCTTGGCTGGAAAATAAGTACATGAACTCCGTGAAAGGGGCGCAGTTGGAGAATTTCATTGAT GTCGACTTCACGAAAATGCAAATGACCAAACCATTCTTTGGCAAGTTGCGACGAACGTATTCGCCAGGTATCTGGCTGCATTTCAGAGAATCTACGACACTCTCATATTTGCAAGGATACGTTCACAAGATACAG GTCGACAATCAATTAAATGAGGCTATTTTTCCGGTAGTTCTTTATCCCAGCTTGCAAAAGATCTTTGTGAATTACGCTGGAAACCGCAGATTGAAACATTGCTTGGAGTTCTCGTACCTGAAGCAACGCAAATTGAAAAACACTATTTACAA GGGAATTTGCGTTATCGTTAGggagtttaatttaaatctagaAGAGGCCTTTCTTTGCGCCTTGATCAATTTGATACCTAAAGCGCCGGAAACCAAGCACTCGATCGCCGCCAAACTCAGAAGAGACGTGTCCAATGTGCGCGTACCCTCAGTTCACAAAATCGATAAT AACGCAAACAGCAAGAGGAAGAATTTGATAGAGCAGATATACATCTCTCCGATGGCATTACGCATGAAATTGTTGGCCAATACGGACGGGTCGAGTGTACGGAATTTTAGTAACTCGCTCGATTATCACAATGTCCTTCGATTTATATTCGAGTATGCGGAGAAAGGTGGATTTGAAAGAAACGCTGAATTTAG ATTACCCGCCTACCGGAGGAGCTTCATTACCATCGACAACGAACAATTCTTCTCGCATCTTTCGCGGACTTACGTGGCGCAGATTATGGAGCAGTTTCATGTACTGGTACGCTTAACTACTATCTTAGGCAATCAGTACGgctataattttaaatcacCAGGGAGCAGTTTTCACGAGCCTGATTTA CTATTGCTATGCGGCGACGAGATTGCGGAGAGATTGACGCACGAGGTCGCGTGTGAACTGGGATATGCTACACCCGATGGCACGCCGCAAACCTCGATTCTGAACAGCCACGATCACGCTCATGCGTTCCATTCCAAA ATGAAAGATACGAATTATCAGAATCCGGACGTGCCACCTTTCGTGTCTTCGGTTGATCATTCGTTCGCTACGGAGATTGATTTGGAGACCGCCGGTTTGGTCACCGCGTCGACGAATA GCACTCATCGAGAGGAATTAAGATATTTCTTTAAGACGTTGGGAAAGAAAACTTCCGTGTTATTCAAAGCGGAAAGTTCTTACTTAAAAACTCATTCGAAAGTAATaacagatataataaaaag GGCGCAGGAAGTAGGACACGGGTTTTTATCTCGAGTGCGACTACCGCGATACATTAATCCGCACTTC GGTGTGGAGTTGTTCTCGGCACACAAAGCAAAGGGAGCGTATTTACTGAACGCTATAAGTAAAGGTCACTGTATTCCAAATGATTCCTATTGGGGACACGCTGCACTTCACAACGACGGGAAATACATCACGCTCGTGTCCTTACA GCGAATACACTATATCGAGAAAGGAAGTGCGTGGGGATCGTGGAACATGAAATGGACTTTAGAAACTAATCAATTGCTGTCACCGCCAACTGTCGCTAAAAACAAGCTCATTTTGCACGTAACAGAG aacgagaaagagacgtCATCGTCCATGGTAGATTGGTACGTGGAAAGCGAGACCACGGATATTTTGGAATGGCTGTGTCGCAAAGTGAACAGCGCGATGATCCTGAATATGGAGAGCAGCAGTATTTGTTCTAAATGA